The nucleotide window TGGGTTGAACACCCAGATGAGAAGACTTTGGAACTTGCAAAAACTTACGACCTGACTGGCTTTAATCGTCTTTGCAAGATGATGCTTTCTAATGACGAGAAGAAATCTTATCAATCTGTGACTAAATTTTATTACGACGAAAAACAGGATTGTGTTTCAACCAGAGAAACCGTAAGGTGACGCCATAGGTTTCTTTGGTCATTGTATGAACTTTTAAGGCGCGCACTGAATATGTCggttttttatttctaactAAATGAAAATGCCCTTTGAGTCCCGTACTTTTATCACATACCGCAGTTTGTGCCAGAGCGAGCAAACAACGTTTACTTTGTGTATGGCGTTTAAAAACCTTACCGACATGGGATAGTGACTAATGCATTCAAATTTGTAGATTGTAAATTTAATACATTTATACTGATCTATCTGTTGAGAGTTTAACGTCCAAGTAGGAAACGAGAAAGTTTTTTCAATGGATAATGAACATCTTTTTATTCGTTTAATTAATTGCAACAGTTTAGTATAGGAAAAACTAGTTCATCTTTAACTAAGTAACCTTTGAAGCCCATGGCATGTAAGATATTAAGCAAACTATGAACGCTAAATCAAAAGTTCTTTAACATCTTTTTCTGAGAAACGCAAAGATGAGAATGAAAGTAGACACGCAGTCACTGAAAACGTGTGAGTGAACAATTTTCAAATACTTTCCTTcaggtttttgaaaaaaaaattgccagATTTCAACCAGAAGCTTATCATGTTTTGTCAGGGATTTGTGACTCAACGCAAATAAACTAAGCACGCAAGCACGCACATACGCACATACGCACCCACGCACGCACgtaaaacagataaaaagtTGCGTCAGATTTCCTTCAGGAATGGAAGAAATGCAAAAGGAACATTTTACTACAGCTCCAAGTTGTAATAACCATAGATGAGTTTGGTATTTCGGGTTAATGGAATCCAATAAGTGATAAGTAAGATTTAATTCTCATGGAACGAGCAAAGCCCTATAAAGCCCCATAAAGCACCTATAAAGCACTAGCACCGACATAAACTTCTATTGTGCATTTGTTACAGCGTGTTTTTCCGTTCGATAAAATTCACTACTTAATTGAACTCTTCTATTCGGCAGTCAACGGTAATGCTTTGCGGCGTGCTCCTTCGGCCGAATCAGCATCTCATCTGGCATTTCAAGTTGATCACGTAACAATCCTGTAATCCAAACGTCGTTGGCATTGTAAAGTAGAGGCCGAGATATCGTGGATAGCTCCCAAAGTTGTTTGATGACGCTGACGCTGGTGGTGTACATGCCACCGAAGCAGAACGCAGGCCAATATGGCCAAGGATATTGTTCTTTGGAAACAtgatttttgaagtttttgtcCCGATTCGGTTCATTAAATCCAGTGCCAAACATACAGATGATGGGAAATTCCGGCCACTCTTTCTCCACTACAACTCCCTTGTATTGATCAATCAGTTCTTTCACATAAAGCATATCAATCCACATGTCGTCATCTAAAGTGGAGTAGTAGTAGTTGGATGGAAGGTTTTCTGAAGCCCATTTCATTCCAGCTAATGTTTTCAATCCATTAATTCTGAAAAAATACTTTCATCTTAATTAGCATTCAGTCTACAACAGAATGCAGTCTGTGATAGCAGCAATCCTAAAAAAACCTGGCAGACAAGACTGCAAAACTCACTGATAATCTTCTGGAGTGCTCATTTGAAGAATATCATGATGCAGTCGTATTTCCTCTTGGATTGTGTCCTGCAGCGTATCGTTCGGCTTTCCAATGACGAAAACAGTGTAGAAGTTGTTTCGATCAACCTTAGTCAAGGACGCCCACATGCGGCGAAGAAACTTTCGTCTCTCTATATCGCGAGCAGCTGATTTCACCAAAGTCACCATCGCCCAAGAAGGCGGCTCTGCTAAGGAATGTCAAACACAGACTGTTTACATTTCTTTATACAAGTGTAAAGGTAGCATTTGTCGTTAATACAACTAAATGCATTGTTACATCCGTCTGTAGTGTTGGATTTGTCATTGAAGTATTACAGATATGAATCTAAGTACACAAATTTTACGGATCAAATCGATTAAGAATGTAACGTATTGTAGATGTCTGATGCGCGTAGTATGCTGCCGAGCTGGCTATAGTAGCGGTGAGTGGCTTAACTCCGACAAGTCTCTGACTTTCTAGATGTACGTCTCCATCCCAGCTCACATGCGCCTTTTATCTAGTCAATCGCAAAGGTGGTCTATAGTGCTACCACAAGTGTAGTCAGTGTAATGTGTCCGATCTATAGTGAATGGGCGAGGAATACAATCAAGGCGCATtccaattacgtcataattacaaCACAAACATAAACATCTTAAAATATACAACTAAATAACAGAGGGGTGGCAATGTACGCCACAAATTCAAAGAGTTCGAATCCTAATCGATCAGCCACTTACTCTAGAAACTagaaatgaaaaactttttcgCCATGTGGAAAACAATCAACAACATCGgaacataaatataaatttttattcgtTTGATGTAAATGTCtcgttaaataaatttttacatgCGCTTGCATCAAAAATCGAAGTTGTATAGATGGAATATTTAATCACTGTATATTTCTGATCTGATTTTATCGTTCAAACTAGACAACACAGCAAATATATACGAGCAAGGGGAACGCAAACGGTTTAGGTTGCTGTAATTTAACCAATATTCTCGCCATCTTACCTTTATTTTTACTAGTAGCATCAGTCATTATGCAGTGCTTGTTACGAAACTGTATGTAAGGCTCGTTCAGGAATTCGATGCCGTGGTTGTTTCTCGGCTGCGATTGTTTAGCCAACTCTTTCAAACTTGAAAAAGAAATTCCATTACATTATTTTTCGTCTgggaaaataaacatttacaggTTTCCAATCCAATGGGAGAAAAATGCGTTTGGTAGTTACACTGTACACGATATTTGACTTGGTTTTGACAACCAAGATTTTCTGTCAAACGTATTACCAAATAGTTTAAGTTATAGATTTTTCACAACAACCTAACTATGGTAAAACGATTCGATTCATCGACATAAAGACAAAAGTTGAATCctactatacagtatattagTAAGTTTTTAAAGCATATTTACTTACAAATCTTTAATacgaaattgtttttgtgtcGCGCACTGCCTCCATATTAAAATAACAGAGCACACACAAGCAGTAATGAATAGAAAATATACTAAAGCTCTTTCGATTTTCATTCTTTTGAGAACAACAGACCCcttcaaacaaaaactaaccTGGTGTAATTTGTAACTTTGCCGCTACTACAACTATATACTGTCGAAAAAGATAAGATGATCAAGTAGGTCATCACTCTATCTCAGTAATTTGCGTCctttatttaaaatactgtaatgtttataaaatggatattatttttaaagaacTTCAAGTTTCTATTCAATCAAcctttgtatttttcaaaagcaattgtttttttgatttcaatATATCCTTAATATATTATAATGAATCAACTATAAACTTATCAATCAACGACTATTTGACAAATTTCGAAAACTGACCATTTCAATTTATCAAATTTCTTCTATTTAGGCAACAAttctttcaaagttttttggtTCGTGACATCATGTAGCTGAGCTTTTCTAAGGTTTCAAACTTGTAAAATGAAGACTAACTGAAACCCCTTACTAtaagaataaaacaaaaaccgGCTTTCAATATGGATTCCGGCTGTTAACTAAAAATGTAGCAACTTTatcaactttttttctagTCTAGTTAAGCTTTCAAAATTTCAGGTCATTCTGCGCAGGGGATTGTTTGAAATTTCCTTGCAATGTGATACCTAACCACCATCGTTGCCTTAAAGAATTGCTTCCTGTAAAGAACAGAGTGAAAGCAGACAATACAAACATCAGcttgtaaataaatataacaaatcAAGTGTTGATTAAGTTACAACGGATCTCGTCTGAATAAAAGAACTCAAATTACAAGCTCATTTAAGAATGagcataattt belongs to Clavelina lepadiformis chromosome 6, kaClaLepa1.1, whole genome shotgun sequence and includes:
- the LOC143462641 gene encoding beta-1,3-galactosyltransferase brn-like — its product is MTDATSKNKAEPPSWAMVTLVKSAARDIERRKFLRRMWASLTKVDRNNFYTVFVIGKPNDTLQDTIQEEIRLHHDILQMSTPEDYQINGLKTLAGMKWASENLPSNYYYSTLDDDMWIDMLYVKELIDQYKGVVVEKEWPEFPIICMFGTGFNEPNRDKNFKNHVSKEQYPWPYWPAFCFGGMYTTSVSVIKQLWELSTISRPLLYNANDVWITGLLRDQLEMPDEMLIRPKEHAAKHYR